The Fusarium musae strain F31 chromosome 10, whole genome shotgun sequence genome window below encodes:
- a CDS encoding hypothetical protein (EggNog:ENOG41): MAISSNTTKPFDIAIVGGGIAGLTLAIALHHRNVPVMLYERADNFHEIGAGVSFTPNAVAAMKMCHPGVHDAFLKVCTWNGWESKRKTWFDFLDGTTEDDNVAFSIKTPLGQNGVHRAQFLNELIHLLPSDKVQFNKHIDNAVEEPNGKVRMSFSDGTTAFADALIGCDGIGSRVRRILFGENHPCARPRYSHKYAYRGLIPMDKAIAAVGEERARNACMHMGQDGHVLTFQVNHGEKLNVVAFRTDPNEWSDPTRLTKTAHRQNALDDFKGYNSTVTNLLKLTEETLSVWAIFDLGDNPVPSFYKGRIAILGDAAHATSPHHGAGAGFCIEDSAVMAEILADERVQNLSDIEAAFAAYDESRRERGQWLVDSSRFVGNAYEWRAEGVGKDIPKIEQEINERIGVISNIDLAKSCEAARELLNKKRA, from the exons ATGGCTATCTCATCGAACACCACGAAGCCATTCGACATAGCCATTGTCGGTGGTGGTATTGCCGGTCTGACTCTGGCTATCGCCCTTCACCACCGCAATGTTCCCGTTATGCTCTATGAGCGAGCCGACAACTTTCACGAGATCGGCGCAGGTGTCTCATTCACTCCCAATGCCGTGGCAGCGATGAAGATGTGCCATCCTGGTGTACACGACGCTTTTCTCAAAGTCTGCACCTGGAATGGCTGGGAGTCTAAGCGCAAGACCTGGTTTGACTTCCTAGACGGCACCACCGAGGATGACAACGTGGCTTTCAGCATCAAGACTCCTCTCGGTCAGAACGGTGTTCACAGAGCGCAGTTCCTCAACGAGCTTATTCACCTTTTACCTTCAGACAAGGTGCAATTCAACAAGCACATTGACAACGCAGTGGAAGAGCCCAATGGCAAGGTTCGCATGAGCTTTTCCGATGGCACAACGGCATTTGCCGATGCTCTGATTGGTTGTGATGGTATCGGATCTCGCGTCCGGAGGATCCTTTTTGGAGAGAATCACCCATGTGCAAGACCTCGGTACTCTCACAAGTATGCTTATCGTGGCCTCATTCCCATGGACAAAGCTATTGCAGCTGTCGGTGAGGAGAGGGCGCgaaatgcatgcatgcac ATGGGACAAGATGGTCATGTCTTGACCTTCCAAGTCAACCACggcgagaagctcaacgtTGTCGCGTTCCGCACAGATCCAAATGAGTGGAGTGATCCTACAAGGCTGACCAAGACGGCGCACCGCCAGAATGCCTTAGATGACTTCAAAGGTTACAATAGCACTGTGACAAACCTTTTGAAGCTAACAGAAGAGACTCTTAGTGTA TGGGCCATCTTTGACCTTGGTGACAACCCCGTCCCATCATTCTATAAAGGCAGAATAGCTATCCTCGGCGACGCCGCCCATGCCACAAGTCCTCACCACGGCGCTGGAGCTGGTTTCTGTATAGAAGATAGCGCAGTCATGGCAGAGATTCTCGCTGATGAGCGCGTACAAAATCTGTCAGATATCGAGGCTGCATTTGCTGCTTATGACGAgtcgagaagagagaggggCCAATGGCTCGTCGATAGCAGCAGGTTTGTTGGAAATGCATATGAGTGGAGGGCAGAGGGTGTTGGAAAGGATATTCCCAAGATCGAGCAGGAGATCAACGAGCGAATTGGTGTGATTTCTAATATTGACCTTGCGAAATCATGCGAGGCGGCTAGGGAGTTGTTGAACAAGAAACGAGCTTAG
- a CDS encoding hypothetical protein (EggNog:ENOG41) — protein MRGVDRHTWWEQECLKRSPDDFDLYIYNDFGGYGAMEVLENIFNLVFKPKSIYRDYWPEVEGLAMILRGGLLEYVMLNDGARVQVTCEVVGALILATIEVLKKEDVFKPDSEIHNLGLVLFMFIRWGREQSDYGVDEENWSWIYKIIDLAEEAGIKLTAPHNFEKEREDIKDHREEWAQWMGKWNNVKWNYRL, from the exons ATGCGCGGTGTTGACCGTCATACGTGGTGGGAGCAAGAATGTCTCAAGCGCAGCCCAGATGACTTTGACTTGTACATCTACAACGACTTTGGTGGCTACGGTGCAATGGAGGTATTGGAGAACATC TTCAACCTTGTCTTCAAGCCAAAGTCCATCTATCGCGATTACTGGCCTGAAGTCGAAGGACTTGCCATGATTCTTCGCGGTGGCCTGCTCGAATACGTCA TGCTTAATGATGGTGCAAGAGTCCAAGTGACTTGCGAGGTTGTGGGCGCCCTCATCCTCGCTACCATCGAGGtcttgaagaaggaagacgTCTTCAAGCCCGACTCAGAGATCCACAATCTCGGCCTTGTTCTCTTCATGTTTATCCGATGGGGTCGTGAGCAGTCGGACTATGGCGTCGACGAAGAAAATTGGTCTTGGATCTACAAGATCATTGACCTCGCCGAGGAAGCTGGCATCAAACTTACCGCACCGCATAACTTCGAGAAGGAACGAGAGGATATCAAAGATCATCGAGAGGAATGGGCTCAGTGGATGGGCAAGTGGAACAACGTGAAATGGAACTATAGA CTCTGA
- a CDS encoding hypothetical protein (EggNog:ENOG41) — MPPKRSTNAQSKRTHDGLDNGQPASISARTNEDAAAEQGESSQAPRGSRKRYIPRGPKDKAIIPQIMPHECAESKAIEAIPMPSRWIAGIDATAGRGMTLGSRKCDDKGEDEEEGEGETGNDAEKDK, encoded by the exons TCAACCAACGCTCAGAGTAAACGCACTCACGATGGGCTCGACAATGGCCAGCCTGCGTCTATAAGCGCCCGAACCAATGAAGACGCAGCAGCGGAGCAAGGTGAGAGCTCTCAGGCTCCAAGAGGTTCGCGCAAGCGTTACATTCCCCGTGGCCCTAAGGATAAGGCTATAATACCCCAAATCATGCCCCATGAGTGTGCAGAGTCAAAAGCCATCGAAGCGATTCCCATGCCTTCACGATGGATCGCTGGCATTGACGCTACTGCTGGTCGCGGGATGACCCTCGGTAGTCGCAAGTG CGATGATAAGggtgaggacgaggaagagggagaaggcgAGACTGGAAATGACGCTGAGAAGGATAAGTAG